A stretch of DNA from Takifugu flavidus isolate HTHZ2018 chromosome 13, ASM371156v2, whole genome shotgun sequence:
CACTTTTGAACGAAAGGGCTTCAAATCATGTCCGACCATTGTTTACACAGAGTTCACCGACAAGCGACGAGCGGAGTCTAATCGTCCATATAACAAGAGAGCAGGAACTGTGCCGCCTTTTCGGTTGTTCCCGACACACATAGCAAGTGCCCCTTGTAAGAGCGCCGCCAAAATTTGAGCAGGGGGCGGTAGCTGTCAGTGTAGCAGTACCTCATTCTGACCACAGTGTGGCGCTGTTGCGCGTCTGCTGTCTAAGTAGTTCAGCGTTCAGATTCGACGCACGATCAATACaatgtttaaatgttgattattatgattttttttccttctcgaGTTGGCCCATTCATCAAAACCCGATCCCTATTTTTTGATGGGAAATCTTGTTAGCATGTAATAACTCCTACGTGTAATATGACTATTCCTGCAATAAACATCTACAGAtgtattgtattttttattaCATATTTTAAATTAGAATTGGCAGAAATGAACAGAACATGAAGCGCTGTCACTGGTTTGCTCAATCGATTTGTAAACCATTACCCAATATCCTCTGGACGGATCAATGCAAATTCCtccttaagaaaaaaaaaatcagcaagaTAAAGCCGAACATAGGTTGGGCCTTTTAGGTAAACAGAGGTAACTGTCACATAAATTTAGTacaaaaaacatgttttttttaacttgctgCGACCTGACCTGTCGTCGGCTATGACGTATTGATATCTTACTTGTGATTGGTCGGTTTCCTCCTCGTTCTTGGCCGTGATTGGATAATCGGCTAAAGCCCCTCCCCATCCCACGGACTCACACTCGGTGAAATACCGTATCAACAACACCCCGTGCTGGAAGTCGTTCAGGGTTCATCAGGAGTAGAATCtagaaaacaagagaaaaatagTCTTTTTGTTGCTCTTTCACATCCTCTCAGTTTAGCGTTGGTCTGAATCTGAATCCGCTGGAATCTGCTAAAGTTAGAGGTCATCTGTTTCCCCCTAAAACGttagaggagaaaaaaaaagcaacaacagcaggtTACGTTAATAATACAGTCATGTAACGGGACAAAGATACAAACTTTTCGACACGTATTTCCAGTGTATCTGCCGCATTTTCGTCCTTGTGAAATAAACCTCAGGAGTCCGCGGACCGTTATGTTTCCTTTAGACTCGCCGTGGAACATTTCGTTTGCCGGCTGTGGGTTCCTCGGCATCTACCACGTTGGTGTTGCCAGCTGTCTGGTGGAACAAGCGCCTTTCCTGGTGCATAACGCCCGGCACATTTATGGAGCGTCCGCTGGAGCGCTCACTGCCACCGCCCTGGTTACCGGAGTTTGTCTTGGTACGAAACATTTGGAATTGATGTATTTGACAAAAGTGTTGTGAGCTGCAAGTACCAATGTAATTTCCTGCCTTTGTAATGGTGTTGGTTCATCCTATTAATGATGTATTACACAGTATATTGATCAGCAGTCACAGAGCattgctgcctgctgctgagggGGATAATAACCCTATTTAGACCTTTCTGTATATGTGATGGTAACTGATTACATTTGTTTGATTTGTCTTTCCCTCATTGTCTTTGCAGGAGAAACTGGTGCGAGCATCATTGATGTTGCAAAGGAGGCACGGAAGCGGTTCCTCGGCCCGATGCACCCTTCCTTTAACCTCGTGAAGATTGTACGTCACATGATGGGCCGCACGCTCCCAGCTGACTGTCACCATCAAGCCAGCGGGCGGCTGGGGGTCTCCCTCACCCGAGTGGCAGACGGGGAAAACGTCCTGGTCTCGCACTTCAACGACAAAGAGGAGCTGGTGCAGGTGTGTTTTGAGTGTGTTCTTCCTCGAATTAACGATTCATTTGTTGACGTTCGTTTGTTCTTTTCAGGCATGTGTCTGCAGCGCCTTCATCCCGGTGTACTGTGGAATCATTCCCCCCACGCTGCGAGGAGTGGTGAGTAGGACGGACGTCTCGGCCCTCCTCGTGCTCGCCAGCCCTGCGTTGGCGGTGTGAGGGTTGGCTCGCTGCTTTCCTTCAACTTTGCACCTTGTTTCCTATCATTGTGTTGTTACTTTGGCACTTGAGTCATTCCGTAACTCTGCCCCCATTGGTGCCCCCACTCCAAGAATCTGTTTGTTCTGGGTAGCACAAGTGTGGAAGATAGTTTTTAAATCCCCTCTACTGGCTGCATGCTAAAGGGGTTTGCCAATCTTTTTTTTCAATAGCTCTAACTTTTTCTGGGAAAAACCAAGCAGCGGTTTTGagagtaccccccccccccccccccccagcctcagtGATTGGTTAAAGAGCTCAAGCCCAATGTGATCATGTTGGCAGAGACGGCGAGGTTGTTCTGTTCTTTGGCTCCGATTCATGAAATTGATGTCACCCTGCTCttatctgtacacacacacgcagcggGGTCAAAGGGTCGCCAgcttcaataaaaacaaacctgactCACTTCTGGATGTGACATCACCTGTTCTATAATCATTCGGATGTCCTCTGAAAAATCAAAGTCGGAGGACTTGAGCTGCTCCTGACTGTGCTGTCGTTCCCACAGCGCTACGTGGATGGAGGAATCTCGAACAACCTCCCCCAGTACGAGCTGAAAAACACCATCACCGTCTCCCCGTTCTCCGGCGAGAGCGACATCTGCCCCCGGGACTCCTCCACCAACATACACGAGCTGAGGTTCACCAACACCAGCATCCAGTTCACCCTCACCAACCTCTACAGGGTCTCAAGGGCGCTGTTCCCGCCAGAACCGGCGgtaggtcacatgacacagtcCAAGTTTAAACCCACTGGCTCTGATGATCTGAAGTGAACTCCTCGTGAGAGACTTATGTATGTGTTGGTGTTCCGGGTGCAGGTCATGAAGGTCATGTGTAAACAGGGCTATAAAGACGCTCTGCACTTCCTGAAGAAGAACGGTGAGAAGCTTTGGCTTTCTTTTGTTAAAGCTGTTCCTTTAAACAAGCCTGTAGGGCGGGGACAGATCTACCTGTGACACCTTCAGGTCACTTCAGGCCCACCTTCACTTTCTCGTATTTGGCTCCTTAATGTCCCACTTTTGTCttcctttgtttcctcttgtgTTCCAAGATACAAAATTTGGATTATTCATCAATTTTCCAAAAGCCAACGCAAATTAAAATCGCCCCCAGACTTTTTATTTGCTTGAACAAAGCTGCTGCTTGTGTTAAACGCTGCCCAAATAGGTGCCAAACTGACGTTTTGCCTGTGCTTTGGTTGTCAGGGCTGCTAAACTTCAACGGGCCTTACAGAGGCAGAGTGCTGCTGGGTAGTGGCCAAGAGAGGCCGGAtcacaacgatgaagaggacaATAaacatgatgaagaggaggcagcgGTGGTTCACTGCAGTGCCTGCATAGAGGAGCACTTCATTGAACGCCTCTCACCCACCCTGCACAAAGGTAACTGATGTGGCAAAGCAACAGATCCGTCTCCACGTTTTCCAGTTTAACTGTCGATCATCATCAGTTGTTGACCTTTAATGGTTTTTACTACCAACAAATAACCCTTAAAACAACCTAAGTGggaatttatttaaaatgtattcacTCAACCTCGTGACCATAACGTAATACATTAATATTGTGTTCCTATAAACCCCCTGCAGAACTGCTGAAATCTATTTTTGGTCACTGTTGACAGATTATTTATTCAATACAAGGTCATATTGACTTGGAAGCCTGGATACTGGGCCTGTGAGCCATCTTATATCGAGGTCATCAGATACTGATAGTTATAATAATGATGTCATTCATCACTGTGCCAGAAACAGAGGTGAGACCGAATCGGGTCCAATCGTAGAGAGGAGTCAAAAGATGGTATCAGTTCGACCAGCAAACACTATGAAATGTTGTAAGGCATAAATCCAATCTGGCACTTATTCAATGAAGACAGAGGTGATGTGAAGCACCAGCAGAATGTGAGATCAGGAACACTGTGATCTgacaaacacaacagagaaaATGGACTTAAAACCCAGGGAAAGACGCCACAGCTGACGTGGGTGCGGGACTGGCCGAACGAGGCAGCCGCAGAGACCCGACACAAGCAGTGTTAAAGATGAGGCGTAATGTTATACGGTTATTTTAAACACTTCTGTTAATAGGCTGTGACATCATAGGTTATTTCCAGTAGTCAGTCACCTTGTTGCCTCccgcagctctggtggaggcctGCATGGAGAGGAGGAGTCTGGTGAAGACTCTCGGCAACATGCTTCCTGTCAGGGTGGCGTCGGCCTTGATGCTCCCCTACACCCTCCCTCTGGAGTCGGCTGTCTCCTTTACCCTCAGGTACTGTTGGATTCAAGTCATCCGACTCTCCAAGAGAAAAATGCTGGATTATGGGATCCCGCAGTTGGCGTTCAATTAGCATTATGACGTTATTTAGCATAATCTTTTTACTCATGGTTTAATTATGTTACGCTATGTTTTTACTCATGCTTTTTTTACAAATACAGCGCTCATAAatcctctcgctcctcttttATGACTAACATATTGCATGAGTAGATTTTTGGAGTGGCTGCCAGATGTGCAAGAAGACGTGGGCTGGATTCGAGAGCAGGTATTAAAAGTCCTTCAGTGTGTTCTGCGCCAGGCCTCCAAAAGCGTATTCCAGCATGTGTCTGCGAGGTATGTGTGGCTCCCCTCTTATATTCGGGTTTATACATCCATCTCAGCATGGCTGGGATTCAACCTGCCGGGTCTTTACAATTTTGGCCACCTGGGGGCAGTGAAGGTTTTATCTGGGGGTGAAATGCAGTTAGTTGCGGGTAGCATATAGTGATTTCTCCTCTGAGGGTGGAAATATTCAGCTAAAATTATAAACTTATGTAAGAGATGGTAGTTATTGGTTGTGGTTTCAGCCCAAGCCTTCACTTCCTTCCTTTGAATGACAGCAAATTGACACCCTGCTAATGCACGCGCAGGTTTTCTTGCCAGCTGGAGCTCCACCACTACCAGTCCCTTACGTCCCACATCAGCTCTGCCAACCTGTTCCCCACCTGGGTGAACGGGAGCAGTTCCTCCATCCTGGATGCCTTCACGCGCCTCCATCAGTACAAGAACCAGCTGCTGTCCGGGGCGCTGTGTATCAACATGGACCTGCAAGGCTCCTTCAGAACGGACTCcttgctgctgccgccgccccctccctccatcctctcttctGGGGGTCTCGTCATGCAAAGCAGTTGTCCTCCTGCTGACTGCGGAGAAGCCAGCGGCCGAGAGAGCTTCTGACAGGCTTCAGACCTCAGTGCAGTTAGGAAGAGTTCAGGTTTTACTAAATGTAAAGCTTCCAGGACATTTTGGTCTGATGAAGCCCTTGCAGAGGGTTGGAAATGGTAATAATTTATCACATTTCCAGTGTGTTTTAACACTTGTGACTCTTAAGCCGTGGATCATAAAACATTTAGACAAAGTGTGTCTAAATGTGCAGAAGTTAAGGCTTGTGGGGACACGGTCATGTACAAACTTGAATAACAGGATGTTACAAAGAGAATGAGCGTGGTTAAAAAAGGCAAGTGTTTATGTTCACTGTGGAATGACGTCAGAGCAGTACTTATAGCTCCAAGTGGAAGGAGAGCGCCCGGAGCTGAGAAAACACTGAAGATTCCAAATGTCTGTTCATTATACTCCATTTTTGTAAAATATGTCCTCGTGCACTACTGTCTAAaagtttctgtgtttgtgtgaaagtgTCATGTTTAAGAAGATTATTTAAGTGAAAAGTTCTTATATTTTAACCCATCTCTATAATCTGATCGTCTTGAATGAGACTCACAAGAATGAAGTTTATTATTGATTTGTAACCTCAAACACTTTGACGTTTCGCTAATTTAACATTCAGgagtttgattttattttaaaatgagatGGAATAAGCTAAATCTGGTGGGcaatttgttttaattgtaTATGTGGTGTAAGTTCATTCTCTGGTAAAAAATTACCATTTGTTACTCaagaaaatgcaataaaatgttGTAAGATTTAAATTATTTCACTTAAATAGTTGTAAGTCAATGGGATGCATGGATGTGCTTGGGATTTACTGTGATTAATCTCAATAAATTTCCATAATTGGCTGCAGTTTGTGGATGATTTACCTCGTGAATACTCGGAGATCCGTTAAACAACAACGACGTTCACTATAATCTCgctgtgcacacacagcagaggacagCAAACGTCTGTTCCTGGAAGCCTCCAGAGGCTCCGACGCGGATCAAATTCTACATTTAATAGCACAAGCACAGAAATACGACACATTACTGCATATGTCAATACTTTGGCTCCGTCATAAGGGTcaaatatacattaaaaaaagagttaaTGTGAACAATCTAACATGCATACGGAGTATAACTGGCCCAAAAAACTACAAAGCAAATTcttggaaataaatgtatctgctTTGCAGGCATCGCAATTAAAGAGTTGTTCCGTTCTAATCACAGAGAATCCTGGACTTATGACACAGTATTTAGGTTCCTATAGAAATGTTATTCATTACTTAACTGAAATGCGATTTATTTAAAATGCGACCGAAGCCAGAAACTACTCAAGTGCTTTTGATCTTCATACCAGAGGCGCAGCAACGTGCGTCACGTTTCTGGTTTGATTTATGACTTATGATAACATAACAAGGTAAtgcctgaaaataaaacagaggaGAACAAAATCATTGCAACTAAGAGGATCTGGGAGACCGTGTGACAGGGCCAGGCAGGAGTGGGGGGGTACATCGGGAAGCGCCCCCCCGCAGCTTGGTTGTAGAATTCAAGCAAAGTTAGGTATTTGATGAATATGTACAATCAACTGCTTTTGTAATTAAAAGGCCGTTTGCTTGGGACAAAACATCTAAAGCAAAATATATACTACTCAAATACCAAGCCTGTACTcttatttttaggttttgttgtgtttgagtGAATCCTTACCCCTGTTTGGACTGCCTTGAATATTTCTATACTGTACTCTGCTGTCTGGTCAAACAGTAGCAAATCTACACATAACATGaatcaataataaaaacaattatcttttttttaaaaaggaaatagagATCAAGACAAGGTCGAGCTTGATAAAGAATTTCCGAGTAGACCCTGAACGCAGCGTGGGAGAAAAGTTCCCTCTGAAGTTCACGGCTCACTGTCGCCATGTGTCCGCCAGGGGGCGACGCCCCGAGGAGCCTCGATCCAAACCATCCACCCCGCTTCTCCTCGTACCATGAGCTGAATCAGACCAGGGAAGATGGCGGCTACTGACCATTCCCGGTCCGAAGCTGCCAAACAGCGACGGCAGGATCAGCTACAGCGATGGCTGGGTTCGGAGACGGATCGGACTGGATCGGAGGGCCGGGATACCCTGAGTGTTTCTGGGACGCGGCGGGCCAAAGTTCGCTTCGCGCAGGGCGCCGTGTTTATGGCCGCCTGCTCCGCCGGGGATCGGGAGGAGGTGGCGGCGCTGCTCCGGCAGGGAGCTGACATCAACCACGCCAACATAGACGGGCTGACAGCGCTTCATCAGGTAGTTAAGTTGCCCTGACTTCCACCGTTAGCAACTCGGTCCGCGCTCGGCTAACTAGTTGCTAACTGTCGCCTCCCGTCAAGCAGCGACATTTCGCCTTTGCCTGCTGTAATCGTCCTGTCGATGAGGTATTAACGATGAGGGtaaaagagggggggggaggtaGACTTTGTGGTGCTCGGCATCTACGCAGCTTTTCAACGTGGCAGCTGCAGGATAGCGAGGCTAAAGTCATCACTTTGTCATCTCTTGGCCCGGCGTCAGCGACTCTTCTGGCCTCTGCAAACATTGGTCTGTCTGTCGTTAACAGGCCTCTTTTCTAGCCTAAAGTTTCCAACTGTTAGCATCTGACAGTAAAACCGGTCACCCCGGAGCCCGACATTTGGACATTAATAGGTTCCGTCCGAGCAAACGGTCCCCCCGGGTGAGATAGAAGGTCAGTGAATGCAGTTTCAATAACAACCCATCAGTTCTTGCATGATGgatctgacctgatctgatGCACAAACTGGCTTCTGGACTTGTGCTTTTGAGCTTGACTATCATTCAGGGGACACTTGGATGAGTTACAGTCCAGATGCTGATAACCATGTCTGTTTGTAGCTCTGCTAATCTCTGGGAGACGTATTGATCATCCCTCAGGACGGTGTCGCTGATGTCGAAACACTCGTGCCTGATCCGGCGCCACGCTTCAGCGTTCTGACCGTGGATGGATGCATCCTCACTGTGCTGCCCAGTGGAGGAAGCTCCCTGGTTCAGTCGGTGCTGATGAATGTTTAACCTTTTTGGTTTGGATGGAATTCTAAAGGATTGTTTCTGTTGGCTCGGCCTCCTTCGAGCGTGTCTTCACGCCGCTCGGTATCGTCCCTCCCTTCAGTCATAACAAAGAGGAGCCGCCTGGACAGCGTCGCTGTCACGCCAGCCCTCGGtctttcctctgcttttccAACGCCGCGTGGCATAAACACGTCACCGTGCCGTCACACCACGCGCTGCATTTCATCTGGGCACCTGAGTGCACCAGTGGACCCGGTTCTTCTTTCCGCTCCGGGTGAACCGGGCTTCATCTGCTCTGGGCTCCTGGGAGGAAAATCAGAGTTAGGGTTGGCTGGGTTTTATTTGTGGAAGTTTTACATCCAGCCAGGCACGTGCTGCCTGGATGGGACCCTCCTTCAGACCAGCCGTGTGTGGGATTGTCACCCACCGCGGTCCGTTTCTCCCCGTTACTCATCGGTTGCCGGGAAACCAGAATTAAATATAGGCCCGCGCTCTCTAAACTTTCCATCCCCTCCATCCAAAGGCTTTCTGTCTTCTCTACTATgctttgtgccccccccctcctcctcctcctcctcctcttcctcttcttctccctgcCGCTCTTTCTCCTTCCCTTTGACAATTCCCCACAGTGGGGACTTTAGGGAATTCAGATGAAGAAATGGAAAGCATTCCTGGGACAGAGCAGGCTGCTGTTACAAAGGCAGCATCCACAATGAGTCACTTGATGACCCAGTAAAGGGGTCTGCTGCACGGACGAGTGTGACCCTCGCAACAAGCATGGGGTGAAGTGTCCTCTGTTCATTCATTCGGCTGGCTCGGAGGGCCTCCTTCCTGCGTTTACTGTTTACCACAGCTGccccgatccgatccgatccgggACGGATGCACTGAGCTGGGTTTCACTTCGGGGCTGATAACTTGGGATTTGGCTCTGAGATGTTCGGGTGAAGTTGCTGAGCCACAGTTGTGGATCGCAGGTCGATGGCGTGGGTGATTTTTGGTTGTTAAGGCGTCGAGCAGCTTTGTGATTAGTTGCCCAAAGCCTCTTACAGGAGGTGGCTTAAGATGTCCTGATGGTCGAGGTTCTGCGCAGCGGCAGACACTCGCCGCTCTAACCTCCTGGAGGACACGGGCACGTAGCTGGTCACATGATCCCCCGCAGCAGGTGTCCTGAAGCAAAAAGAGAATTAGACAATTATTTTCCTCTGTCTATTATTTGAGATGTTCGTTTCATTGTCTGGATTCACTTATTTTGAGGAGGACTCTCTCGGCCAAGTAGTGGCTGGAATGAATGTGACGTATCCTGACGCAGCAGCATGGGGCCCTCATGAGATCCATCTTGGGATGTGTGTTGGATCACGTTGGGATCTCTGCGAGACTTTGCTTCAGGGAAAACGCTTAAATAGGCCCACTGTTTCCCTGCCTCTGTTTTGGAAAGCACTTTAGGGCTGTTAGCAGCCCACTTAACCAAGTCATTAGAAGCAGCAGACACAGTAGTCATTGTTTTACCCACGTGCCTCAGTTGCGTTTAATGGATTTTGGGAGTGACTTTGGCGTTGGCTGTCATAACAAACTAAAATAAGTTGGTTCTTTGCCGAACCTGGGCTGTAATTCCTGCtgtaaacagtgtttttatgGTGTCACGTGTGCTGTCTGGCAGGCCTGCATTGATGAGAACGCAGAGATGGTCCAGTTTCTGGTGGAGAGCGGCAGCGACATCAACAGAGGGGACAA
This window harbors:
- the pnpla2 gene encoding patatin-like phospholipase domain-containing protein 2, with amino-acid sequence MFPLDSPWNISFAGCGFLGIYHVGVASCLVEQAPFLVHNARHIYGASAGALTATALVTGVCLGETGASIIDVAKEARKRFLGPMHPSFNLVKIVRHMMGRTLPADCHHQASGRLGVSLTRVADGENVLVSHFNDKEELVQACVCSAFIPVYCGIIPPTLRGVRYVDGGISNNLPQYELKNTITVSPFSGESDICPRDSSTNIHELRFTNTSIQFTLTNLYRVSRALFPPEPAVMKVMCKQGYKDALHFLKKNGLLNFNGPYRGRVLLGSGQERPDHNDEEDNKHDEEEAAVVHCSACIEEHFIERLSPTLHKALVEACMERRSLVKTLGNMLPVRVASALMLPYTLPLESAVSFTLRFLEWLPDVQEDVGWIREQVLKVLQCVLRQASKSVFQHVSARFSCQLELHHYQSLTSHISSANLFPTWVNGSSSSILDAFTRLHQYKNQLLSGALCINMDLQGSFRTDSLLLPPPPPSILSSGGLVMQSSCPPADCGEASGRESF